GGAGGCTCAAGTTTGCTAGAAATGGATACATGTGattcaatatatattaaaattaaataaaattatatgatattaataattaaaacatttttttaataaaataattaaaatggaaAATTGTAATTATAGTGTAGTAACTTCATCTGTTTTTGGctttagtaatttaatttatcaaaatttggtTTTCATCCAGAAactttgataattttttatttatatttttttcgaaaCCATTAAATTCACTTGATATTTCTTATTTGATATCGTTACTTTCGTATGTGGCTCATGagacaagaataaatattatattatatacattaaatatacataaacaaaaatgatgatttttgtGAGGCCTGCCGAATCCGAAGGCCAATTACCGTACAAATCAATTTCAAATcatctattaattaaattattttttaaaaaaggaaatCTTGTGCTAAATTATAGTTATTGGCATTTGGATTCGGAAGCTGGCCTCacaataattgtttttattcgGATTATTTACGGTTTTATCATATGATTTTTTTCCGTTGAGGTTAACAAATCACCAAACTTTATTGATGCATGTAAGCgtataaatttatttcaaatcatgtctatCATATTCTTTTTAGAGTTTATTAATCATACATTAAAATATGGGTAGAGCTCGACGATCTGACATATCTTAATCTTTTATTTGTCGTGAGATTCACACATTTTGTGAGGCCTAACGCAAAATGTATTGTCGANtctatgaaaaaatattactttttatgttaagagtattactttttattgtgaatatcggtaggattgacccgtctcacagataaagattcgtgacacCGTCTCGCAAGAAGTCTACTCAATAGTTAATATCTTAGTTAAGAAGTGGTTCAAATTAAAGAATTCCCGGCTCTACTATTATTCTAATTCTTGCCCCATATGAATTCTTAAAAAGGAAATTATTTCTCTTCGTCCGCCCATAGTTTCCCCACCAATTTGGAGTTTTCTACGTAAATTTTTGCGATTCGATCATCAACATACACCATTGTTTTGTCTTTTGAAAAGCCAAGACAATGAACCCAACGTCCAATTTGGGATGCTGGGTTCAAACAATTTATTTTCCTTGCAGGCGGGTCTCACGccaattttagattttttaattttattttattttttttgttttccaaACTCCAAAGAAATGAGTTAATACTTTTGCTTttaacttcattttttttaaaaaaaaactttatattatcatttttaaaaaattcacttacgttttttatctttttaaaattaattaattttcaataatattttcgtcaaattattttttttcgtaAACTGCatattaagataaaattatgattaaaaataataattatatattaactattaaatttaaaaatattatgaatttattaaataaaactaaaattattaaatattatataaatggaAATTAAAATTGAAGATAGTAAAAAATATAGAATGATGTATTAATTGGTGGGGCTCGACAAAAAAGTGATTTTGTTggaaaaattttgtaaaaatcgagattttttaactttttgatATGGCATTGATGTTAAGTACCCACAGTAAAGTTGGGTTCACGAGTTTAGAAATGCGGGCACCCTAGCATCAACTTTCATGTGAGGGATTCAGACATGATCAAATGATATTGACATATATCGAGAAGAAATTCTTTCAGATGGAACAGAAACtaactctatatatattttatatcgtaTCACTTGATTATCCGATAATTTTCCTTTTAAAGCTGGTGTATACGTCGCATACATAAATCCCATAAATAAGAACAAACTTGAATTTCAATATTACAATTAAAAAGCAACAAGAAATGCAATAACATGCTATATATATAGAGAAAAAAAGCTATACTGCGTTTCTACAACAAAATTATAGGAACCAGTATGTTTTTCTCCCTTTATTTGGCACGCAGAAAACCAAATGCAGAACAACATTTAGAATTCACAAGTACGGTATATAAATTTATGCTAAGTCGGATGAGATTCACTTCGTAAACCAGCTACCGTCATCTCTTGCAACCATAAACAAGacccatattttttttaataatgtaaCGATAATTAGTTCATGAAATGTTTCCCACCATATAGCATAGAAACTttcaaaaagaaatgaaaagtAATTACTAGCAACCCTCATGCACGAACAAGCGAATTTTTTACGAGTGATAGCACGATTTTAAGGACATTGGAAGCCTGGTGGAACTTTCTTGGAGCACACATTAAGAAGCAAGCTAAGGGAAACTGGGACATTAAGGTTGATGCCCAAAATATTGGCTTTAATGGCTGTGCAAAGGCACACGGCGGCCTCGAGATCGGCTAAGCCCTCGAGTAAGGTGCAACACGGAGTTTTCGGGGGAGTGCCAATGGTCACAGTGATCAATCCACCCAGCAAATCGGCACATGCAGCTAGTTTTAGGGTATCTCTAGGGCAGGTGGCTGGGACAGGGACTGTGGTACCTGGCGGACATGGTTGGGGCTTCGGCTTCGGTTTTGGTTTCGGTTTTGGCTTAGGGGTAGGGCAAGTATCGCATGCCGTAGCGAAAGCGAAGAATAGAAGGTTTAGGACTAAAAATAGGGCAACGGATGTGCTTTTCTTGGAAGCCATAAGTTGCTCAAACTTTTCTTAATGCTTGTGTACAATGGGGGATTGTAAAAACGAGAAGGGTTTTTGGGATAGAAGGATTTGCGAAGCAGGAGTGGATTTTATAGGAGAGAAAAGGGAGTGATATCGGTGGAGTGATAGGGACGATGTCAAGGCGAAGCTAAATCGTTctccatattttttttcaaaaaaataagataatcaagtatatttttctatacaaataattaaaattatacatttcCTTATTTTGGAAATTAGTTTTAGATTTTAAAGTTGTCAATCTGAATTTTAATTCTCATGAAAACACAAGAATGATGTTAACTCCACTTGCTGCTATCTTTCAATAACTTATTTGAGTGTGACatggatatatttttttatatgagaaCAAAGCCACACTTGATATATATGAGGTCAAGATGAAAGTAAgctttaaaaatctttaatttttaaaattggttTAGGTCAAGAGGAATTCGTTGGATTTATTAAAACTTTAACTGAATACACGAAcatgaaatataattattttaactatttattttatttcaaaaaaaataaaaattcaaagtgaAATAAAACGTCTGAAGTATTTAATAATGATTGgtatttcatatttataaagtataatactgttattattttttgtactaCCGAAGGCTTTTATCGTAATAAATTAGccatttaagaaaaaaaatatcactttttctgaaggacatgaaaaataaaatataattcaaaaataataaatatttttgtgaatGTAAAGTCATGGGTCTACAAGTGATTTAGCTGGCATCACTAGCATAGATAGGGCAAACTTTTGGATGCATGTGAAGTAGGATTGCAAATTGCCATGTTCCTTTGCTAAAAATCTAAATCCAGTGATATANNNNNNNNNNNNNNNNNNNNNNNNNNNNNNNNNNNNNNNNNNNNNNNNNNNNNNNNNNNNNNNNNNNNNNNNNNNNNNNNNNNNNNNNNNNNNNNNNNNNNNNNNNNNNNNNNNNNNNNNNNNNNNNNNNNNNNNNNNNNNNNNNNNNNNNNNNNNNNNNNNNNNNNNNNNNNNNNNNNNNNNNNNNNNNNNNNNNNNNNNNNNNNNNNNNNNNNNNNNNNNNNNNNNNNNNNNNNNNNNNNNNNNNNNNNNNNNNNNNNNNNNNNNNNNNNNNNNNNNNNNNNNNNNNNNNNNNNNNNNNNNNNNNNNNNNNNNNNNNNNNNNNNNNNNNNNNNNNNNNNNNNNNNNNNNNNNNNNNNNNNNNNNNNNNNNNNNNNNNNNNNNNNNNNNNNNNNNNNNNNNNNNNNNNNNNNNNNNNNNNNNNNNNNNNNNNNNNNNNNNNNNNNNNNNNNNNNNNNNNNNNNNNNNNNNNNNNNNNNNNNNNNNNNNNNNNNNNNNNNNNNNNNNNNNNNNNNNNNNNNNNNNNNNNNNNNNNNNNNNNNNNNNNNNNNNNNNNNNNNNNNNNNNNNNNNNNNNNNNNNNNNNNNNNNNNNNNNNNNNNNNNNNNNNNNNNNNNNNNNNNNNNNNNNNNNNNNNNNNNNNNNNNNNNNNNNNNNNNNNNNNNNNNNNNNNNNNNNNNNNNNNNNNNNNNNNNNNNNNNNNNNNNNNNNNNNNNNNNNNNNNNNNNNNNNNNNNNNNNNNNNNNNNNNNNNNNNNNNNNNNNNNNNNNNNNNNNNNNNNNNNNNNNNNNNNNNNNNNNNNNNNNNNNNNNNNNNNNNNNNNNNNNNNNNNNNNNNNNNNNNNNNNNNNNNNNNNNNNNNNNNNNNNNNNNNNNNNNNNNNNNNNNNNNNNNNNNNNNNNNNNNNNNNNNNNNNNNNNNNNNNNNNNNNNNNNNNNNNNNNNNNNNNNNNNNNNNNNNNNNNNNNNNNNNNNNNNNNNNNNNNNNNNNNNNNNNNNNNNNNNNNNNNNNNNNNNNNNNNNNNNNNNNNNNNNNNNNNNNNNNNNNNNNNNNNNNNNNNNNNNNNNNNNNNNNNNNNNNNNNNNNNNNNNNNNNNNNNNNNNNNNNNNNNNNNNNNNNNNNNNNNNNNNNNNNNNNNNNNNNNNNNNNNNNNNNNNNNNNNNNNNNNNNNNNNNNNNNNNNNNNNNNNNNNNNNNNNNNNNNNNNNNNNNNNNNNNNNNNNNNNNNNNNNNNNNNNNNNNNNNNNNNNNNNNNNNNNNNNNNNNNNNNNNNNNNNNNNNNNNNNNNNNNNNNNNNNNNNNNNNNNNNNNNNNNNNNNNNNNNNNNNNNNNNNNNNNNNNNNNNNNNNNNNNNNNNNNNNNNNNNNNNNNNNNNNNNNNNNNNNNNNNNNNNNNNNNNNNNNNNNNNNNNNNNNNNNNNNNNNNNNNNNNNNNNNNNNNNNNNNNNNNNNNNNNNNNNNNNNNNNNNNNNNNNNNNNNNNNNNNNNNNNNNNNNNNNNNNNNNNNNNNNNNNNNNNNNNNNNNNNNNNNNNNNNNNNNNNNNNNNNNNNNNNNNNNNNNNNNNNNNNNNNNNNNNNNNNNNNNNNNNNNNNNNNNNNNNNNNNNNNNNNNNNNNNNNNNNNNNNNNNNNNNNNNNNNNNNNNNNNNNNNNNNNNNNNNNNNNNNNNNNNNNNNNNNNNNNNNNNNNNNNNNNNNNNNNNNNNNNNNNNNNNNNNNNNNNNNNNNNNNNNNNNNNNNNNNNNNNNNNNNNNNNNNNNNNNNNNNNNNNNNNNNNNNNNNNNNNNNNNNNNNNNNNNNNNNNNNNNNNNNNNNNNNNNNNNNNNNNNNNNNNNNNNNNNNNNNNNNNNNNNNNNNNNNNNNNNNNNNNNNNNNNNNNNNNNNNNNNNNNNNNNNNNNNNNNNNNNNNNNNNNNNNNNNNNNNNNNNNNNNNNNNNNNNNNNNNNNNNNNNNNNNNNNNNNNNNNNNNNNNNNNNNNNNNNNNNNNNNNNNNNNNNNNNNNNNNNNNNNNNNNNNNNNNNNNNNNNNNNNNNNNNNNNNNNNNNNNNNNNNNNNNNNNNNNNNNNNNNNNNNNNNNNNNNNNNNNNNNNNNNNNNNNNNNNNNNNNNNNNNNNNNNNNNNNNNNNNNNNNNNNNNNATTCATGTTTGATGCACCGTATTATTTATCCATCGACCAATCATTTatcttacatcaatcaaatcatcaatcatttatctcacatcaatcaaatcattaaaTTGAAATTAANatatataaaattagaaatttgacaattaatattttattttcaaattaaactcataattaacaaagtaatttttaatttttggctAATGTATCATATTTGGATTCGATCGACCTATGATGATTATTTGATCTACTACGTTATTACATGCATCGACgacaatataatataaagatcAAAGGTCAGTCCAAGGATCGATTGATTCGATTTGTTTACACACGTAACTAATTAAGGTTCTACACTTCCATTAGGTTATACGAAttcgattcaattttttttgtagcCTTTTATGTTTGTGCAAATATCACTTACACATTTTGGTCCAAACATGATAGGGCATCGATGATCAATTAACGGGAAATGGAATCTCAAAGGTGTCGAGCATGTTTTATAATTAGGCCAttttggttttatatgtataatttttctatttatcaaatattaaattttattgggaAAAGAAAGGACTAAGAGAAATTTTGTGTATATCATTATATTCTTGAGTCTTAATTACAAATTAAGTTTCATAAAAATAGAGTAAATTAAGCTATTCTAAATATAGTACATCAAGAATTTCCTATAATATCTCTCAACCATATTAAATACCACACTTTATTCCAAATCATGGTGGTATAGCGATTGGTTGATCGTTTCCTTTAATATGTATTATCTTTTGTAGGAATATTAAGAATAAAGTTGGGGCCGCAAGTATATGCTTCtaacaaattaatatatatatattagattgaattttcattttatggAATTAAATTTTTAGACATGATGGCTTGATTACGTTCCGCAATAACCATTTCTATAAACTATAgttgataatataattaaaaaaaattaaaattttgaaatatttaaaatatatgatcgTGGATAAATCTTGAGACGAAATATCATATTCGAGACCGAATTGTAACAGTCACGCCTATTCAAAAActagaaaaacaaaatatcatcgaCATGTATATAGATATATCATACATTAGCATGATGCATATGACACGACAGTCGACATGTGTGCTCAATTATtagttattttaataaatatcataataaaGAGATtgaatttcttttatttattttgttgacaTCAAGAATATTGAATTTTAGTGTCTTTGATTGCACATATTAATCAAACCCAAATCAAACAAACTCAGAAATATGGATTTTAATGCAGCAAATCGTTGCATATCCAACCAAAAAACAATGAAGCCTTTAAAAAAGGGACACGTAGAAGTGACAGCTAACAGGTATTATTTATATTGCTAAGTGTCTCAAATCATATACTATCGATCCCTTATCTCCATTTCTCTGCTGTGTATTGTTCCGGTTTCCAAAATTTGTAGGACAGAATAAAAttgattttcatttcaaactCAGCCTCGGGCAGAAAAATCTTGTGTGTAGGATGTACTAATATTTGCCCCCACACTCGTTAGGTCTATTGCAAGGGGCCAAAAGGCCTTTAATTTGGGATTTGGCCATTGTCTTCAAGTAATTTAAAGCTTCCCTCTGGTCCCTATCAACCGAAACTAAAGGTATATATATTGAGTTTTCTACGCTTAAAGGATAACTACCAAATTTGCTTGATGGTGATTATCGAACTCATGCATGATTAATGAGGTAAAAATCTCTGACTCGTTCTGTACAAGCTTCGAACAAATCCCAAAAACAGAATATCCGTACTTGAATAATTCCGATCACGTgtacatattttaaattcttggacaaaaattgaaaaaagaacAAATATAAATTACTAAAAGTACGGTTTTCCGTATCTAAAATCACAGGGGAAAATGCGAGTGAGATTAATATGAGGATATTACTATATTAGATATTTATGAATTCTAAATAGAATCGTTCAATGAAATTCATTTTATTCGCAGAAATTTAACGTCGCGATCATACAAGCTGTGAGGAATCGACATTAATGCAAAATTTGTATCTATTTTTAGTTCACGTAGCCAAGAACTATGGTACTCATTTATTGGAATGTTTTCATACAATTGCTGAATAGATATTAATTTCTCATCCATCTCTATCCGCATTAAGTTGGGGTTGCTACTTAtgcaaaaacaattaaaatacgTATCATTTGTACTACAAATTTGTCTGTGTTTATGATTCACTTCAAATTCATGATATATAGTAATAGAACTCGTGAGGTTAAGTTTTTGATATAAATTGCGAATATTATAGTTTTTTCGACTACTGAATTTCatgtatatggtgccattcttcctttaaatttctaaataatttatttatatataatttctttCCCGAAGGTATTTGAGAAGTATTCTGATTTCATGATTTTTTCATGTGATGCAATCTGAAACATATTTGAGACATTTATGGTTATTGAATCGAGACTTTTAGTACCTTACCGTTTGGTTCACTGTATTATTTATCACATCTAAATTCATGTTTGATGCACCGTATTATTTATCCATCGACCAATCATTTatcttacatcaatcaaatcatcaatcatttatctcacatcaatcaaatcattaaattgaaattaaaatattacacttaataaataatattataaatattttattaatattttcaaaaaaacaaaacgataatatcatattatctcaaattaaattaaattaatcaatcaaatcaaacattatattaattatcatttttatttattttattattaaaaaatattatttatcttcGTACTATTTGACTCATATCATAAATCAAACGATAACTAAAAATATGGTCGTCTAAATATTTCTATCTTTAACCTAGTCTACATATTCAACCAATTGGGAATTTACACGTGGCGTTGTGAGGTCAATTTTTACAACTGGTCATGCATTAAAGGCATGTAGTTTGTATTACAATGAGTCATATCATGCAGCAGAAAATGTGTATAgatataacaatatataaataatatactgGGTTGTGTTTGGTTTAGTCGATCTAaatatgtgagacgatctcaaatCAATTTATGGAGTCTATGATTTTGAAAGTGTGatagtattaaattttttgtttggatACATACGAGTTttaaaatagattttaaatCCATTAAGCTAGAACTTATTATTGGTCGGGCAAAATTTAGAGGAGTTATCGTGACTGATCCAAACCAACATAGCTGTAAAGTTctgtttatttaatttggaggaaatacattttaaaaaaatcttaaagacaaaggttaaaaaaatattattccgATGGAGAATATCCaaaagaaatattaaaataagttgGAAATTGtatcttttaataattaaaatatggcttttttaaatttttttaaatgaagtgTGCAGGCATGCAATTTTTATATAACAAATCGGTCAATTAGtagttaaataaatttattggataagtttcttgtgagaggtttttatatatttttatttacgaGACGGGTTGATCTGATACATAATTatcatgaaaagtaatatttttcacataaaaatgatactttttcatgaattagGTTGGGTCAgagatctatctcacaaaattgacttgtgaAACGGCCTCACAAGTGTTTTTATGAACATATAACTATTGTACATAAAAAAATCCTATGACATACTATAAAACTAGTACAATATGTTGCATGCATTTAGAATctattttttctataaattaaatatttatgcaatatagatacatattttgaagaaaaataataataatgttgtaTATGCCTAAATCGATCAACTTTGGATGATACTCTAAGgttttgtttgaatttaaaagtttagatTTGAGAGagtatttaaagaaaatatttgaagtgACTTTATATTGAGATATATATGAAATCCTATAaagataatttaaaaattaactagttaagatttgaaattcacGATTGACAAATATTGATCGTTTGGTTGCACATTCACTAATAACCCCATGCATATTGCATAAACTGCAGGTCGGACTTGAGACCCGCCATAGTTTTGGGCGCTAAAACCACGTCCAAATCCACACTCGCACTCGCTTCCCGGCCCGGAAAAACCAAAATCTTGCCGTCGAATTTGTTCGCCTGAATGGAACCTTAATTGAAATTGGTATtaccttgtttttttttttttttaatgttatacagattcaatttaattatatatgtaatgaGTCTACCCAAATCGGGTCAAGACCGAACCCAACTCGCCCCCTTGTCGAAGGTAGCAAGTGGAACAAAATCTCACAACAGTGTAAGCCCAGTTATTTGATAAAAGAAAACATCTAATTGGGCCCTACGTTAGGCCCAAAGAGAAAACCCATATTATTAGAATGTCGAAAGTAACTAATTACGGGCATTATCATTTgaaggataaaaaaaattacatttaactGATATGTTTGAATGAATTACGTAAAAATAGTTTATAttcttgataaataaaaaaaacttaatcaGGCCGCCATATACATAAATAGACCGATAGACTCGGgtcgaattaaaaaaatatacatacacactaaaaatataaactctATAATATCGATCGAAATACATAAATTAAGATGTGTATCCAAGTTGTTTACGCACTTTTATATTATGATGAAGCATATATTAGCAAGactaggtcttttgtgagacggtctcacaaatatttatttgtgagacgggtcgaccctaccgatattcacaataaaaagtaataattttagtataaaaagtaatactttttcatggataacgtaaataagatatctgtctcaaacaagtttttgctttttaaCAAAGACACCATGTCGTCAACTTGACCACCAGCAATTAATGCAT
This genomic window from Primulina huaijiensis isolate GDHJ02 chromosome 7, ASM1229523v2, whole genome shotgun sequence contains:
- the LOC140980127 gene encoding 14 kDa proline-rich protein DC2.15-like, encoding MASKKSTSVALFLVLNLLFFAFATACDTCPTPKPKPKPKPKPKPQPCPPGTTVPVPATCPRDTLKLAACADLLGGLITVTIGTPPKTPCCTLLEGLADLEAAVCLCTAIKANILGINLNVPVSLSLLLNVCSKKVPPGFQCP